TACTTTTTTGGGGACGATTTTGCTTTCTTGTACCTTCTGCCTGTTGCCATCTGGCCTCTCTTTCCTGATTACGTTGCTTACGTTCTTCCCGAACTTTTTCCATGTCCAGCTTAAATTCATCTTTAGCAGTCTGCCATTCCTGCTTTATCTCTGCTTTGGTTTCTTTCCATTCCGCTTTCTGCTCTTCTCGCCTTTGTTCAAATGCCTCCTTTTCCTGCTTTCGGATTGCTTCTTTCTGAGGATTGGTTTTAAACACTTTCTTTCTGAATAGTGTAAATATACTTAGCACACCTACTACTAAAATGCCAGAGGTTACGATAATACCCAAAGCAGGGCCACCCCATATCCAGCAGGATAAAACCACAAATGATACAATGCATAAGAAGCCTTCAGGTATCACTATTCCATTTGGCTCTTTTCCTCCCTGAGCTAATCGTTTGCTCTCCAAGTCATCATCTGTAAGCTGGTCTGAGACCTTTGTAAGCAATAAAATCACTGGAGAGAAATATAACGATAGCTGCATCTTCACTGAGATTGCCATAATACAGGCACAAATAATTTGTATCCACAATCCATAACCCTGCAACAAATAAAAACATCCCGCCCCTACACTTAACCGGATTAGCCACCTGCCCCATTTGGGTAATATACCAAATAGATAAGGTAATTTGATTATGTGAGAAGTTACATTACGGAAAAGCCAGTTTTGATGCTTTCGGATAGTTAAAGCATATGCTCTTGCCTCCTCATTAGAAGGATCTAACTGCAAGGCATTCTGGAAATAGGAATAGGCTTCATCAAACCGCTTTTGTGTATATAGAATCTTACCTATGTAACATATTACTTCCGATTGATCAGGACCTAGTGAGAGAAGTTTTTTCATTACTTCTTCGGCTTCTTCTCTCCTATCATTATGACTTAGTGCCCAAGCACGTAATAATAGACAATGAAGATTGTCTGCATCAAATATCAGTCCGGATGCTGTCACAAGTAATACTTGTTCCCAATTTTTTTGGAAAACAAAGATTTCCGCGAGTATTCCATAATAGATGGGTTCTTCAGGCTGTAGTGTTAACGCCTCACGAATGGATTTTTCAGCTTCAGTATTTTTCTGAAGGGTTAAATGAAGAATAGCCTGAAGATAGTGGACGTAAGCATCATTGATTACCAATCCTACTAACTGTGAAACATACTTTTGTGCTTCGTAGTATTGTTGCTGTTCTATTTCCTTTATGGCAAGTGCTTTTAATACTTCTGCATCCTCAGGATCATCAACAAGGAGTTTCCTCAATTCGGCATCTGCTAAATCGTATCGCTTCAGATTCTTAAGAATTCTAGCTTTGCTTAATATATTGTTTCTCTGTTCAAGATTCATAGCTCCGGGCATTTTACCTTAATAGAGCTAATTACAAGAAGGTATCCTAGTATAGGAAAGCCAGGAGGGTAACAGGTGTAAGTTTTGTAGAATGTGTATAAAATAACAAACAAGCTCACCTATTTTCTATAAAATGAGAAAACAGATGAGTTCGTATGTTACAATTCTGGTATAAGTTATTTATTACGCTTTTTAAGTTCGTTCAAAATCTTCTCATAAGTAGATTCCAGTGCATCATCAAAACTTCCCAATTGAGTATTGGCAGAAATATCTGTAGCTCTGCCATGTAAACGAATCTCTAAATTAAATTCTTCTGAGTTCTGTTCCTTTTTCAGGAAGACCTCTGCATTTGTAAAAAGTTCCGAATAGTTATTCAGTGATTTGATGCGGTTATAAATACGATTCAGAAATTCATCATCTGCCTCAAAATTCAGCATATGAATATCAATTTTCATAAAAATAGAATAAGTATCTCTT
The DNA window shown above is from Xanthocytophaga agilis and carries:
- a CDS encoding tetratricopeptide repeat protein, with translation MNLEQRNNILSKARILKNLKRYDLADAELRKLLVDDPEDAEVLKALAIKEIEQQQYYEAQKYVSQLVGLVINDAYVHYLQAILHLTLQKNTEAEKSIREALTLQPEEPIYYGILAEIFVFQKNWEQVLLVTASGLIFDADNLHCLLLRAWALSHNDRREEAEEVMKKLLSLGPDQSEVICYIGKILYTQKRFDEAYSYFQNALQLDPSNEEARAYALTIRKHQNWLFRNVTSHIIKLPYLFGILPKWGRWLIRLSVGAGCFYLLQGYGLWIQIICACIMAISVKMQLSLYFSPVILLLTKVSDQLTDDDLESKRLAQGGKEPNGIVIPEGFLCIVSFVVLSCWIWGGPALGIIVTSGILVVGVLSIFTLFRKKVFKTNPQKEAIRKQEKEAFEQRREEQKAEWKETKAEIKQEWQTAKDEFKLDMEKVREERKQRNQEREARWQQAEGTRKQNRPQKSILRTIGNVFAWLVIIKVSMYILILLGMGLVSLFS
- a CDS encoding HPF/RaiA family ribosome-associated protein; amino-acid sequence: MKIDIHMLNFEADDEFLNRIYNRIKSLNNYSELFTNAEVFLKKEQNSEEFNLEIRLHGRATDISANTQLGSFDDALESTYEKILNELKKRNK